CCACGTACAGGATCGGGCTTTTCAGGAAAAAGACGTTGATCAGTGAAACCGCCAATATAATAAAGAAAGCGATCATGATCGGTTTGGACCAGCTGGTAAAGTCTTTCGTGCTTTTAATCGCAAAGAAACTGAGTCCGCCGAACAGTGCCGCCGTCATGAAAAACGCGTTTCCGACGATCGTCGCCCCGCCGGCCATTCCGAGGATATGGCTGAGGAGAGGCGTGATGATGACGCCGCTGGCAAAGGTAAAGGCAAACAGCCCGACCATGTTTACTCCGGGTTTGTTCTTGATGAACTGCAGTCCGAACATCCCAAAGAGCATCCAGGGGATAGCGATCCACCAGTAGTTGGCCGCGACGATTCCCGCATACGGGATACCGACGTAGGCACCTACGCCTCCCGCCAGCATCGAAGCGGCGAAAAGTTTGTAGGTATCTTTTACAAACGAAACGATCTGCGCTTCACTGCGGTGAGCGCTCTCGTAGCCAAAAGCACCTTCACGTGCGTATTCGCGATCATATAAAGCCATTGCTTTTTCCTTTATAAGGTATTTTATAAAAGGGATTATACAGAATTTTGATTAACCGTTCGTTTGTCAAAGAAAAGAGAAGAAGAAGGATTCGGGGTGAAAATGGGTAAAATGGTTACAAAAAATGGGACGTGAAGCGGAAAATAA
This genomic stretch from Campylobacterota bacterium harbors:
- a CDS encoding Bax inhibitor-1/YccA family protein, whose amino-acid sequence is MALYDREYAREGAFGYESAHRSEAQIVSFVKDTYKLFAASMLAGGVGAYVGIPYAGIVAANYWWIAIPWMLFGMFGLQFIKNKPGVNMVGLFAFTFASGVIITPLLSHILGMAGGATIVGNAFFMTAALFGGLSFFAIKSTKDFTSWSKPIMIAFFIILAVSLINVFFLKSPILYVAIQAIFLLVISVMVLIDTQNVIRGAYETPMDGAVALYLDFFNLFVTLLQLFGIFGNNDE